Proteins from a single region of Aureibacter tunicatorum:
- a CDS encoding phage tail protein: MKNLLLLLLVALSFGAYSQQGVSFQGIARDQEGKALSSQQLEFFFSVGESGKTAVYSESKVLDTDAFGVFSHMIGSEKANEFNALDFSVQYNLKVSYKKDGNTYVLSDSPLNYVPYTYYAEKAQHSNTATTATANGVPVGTIMPFAGDKNKVPSGWLVCDGSSYSKTNSNYVNLFNTIGTNWGGDGSNFNVPDLRGLFLRGVSDASGADPDRNNRSAIKTGGNTGNKVGSYQADQFKSHNHGNGNYNLLLQRTGNHTSDGQDNSSNEPDVVNTAAIQARGGNETRPRNAYVHYIIKY, from the coding sequence ATGAAAAACTTATTACTACTTTTATTAGTCGCATTAAGCTTTGGTGCATATTCGCAGCAAGGTGTGAGTTTCCAGGGGATTGCTAGAGATCAAGAAGGAAAAGCGCTTAGTTCTCAACAGTTGGAATTCTTTTTCTCAGTTGGAGAATCCGGTAAAACAGCGGTTTATTCGGAAAGCAAAGTCTTAGATACAGACGCATTCGGTGTCTTTAGTCATATGATTGGTTCCGAAAAAGCAAATGAATTCAATGCACTGGATTTTTCTGTTCAGTATAACTTAAAAGTATCTTATAAGAAGGATGGTAATACTTATGTGCTTAGTGACTCGCCATTGAATTATGTACCTTATACTTATTATGCTGAGAAAGCGCAACATTCGAATACCGCAACAACAGCGACGGCTAATGGTGTTCCAGTAGGAACCATCATGCCATTTGCTGGCGATAAAAATAAGGTTCCTTCAGGATGGTTGGTATGTGATGGCAGTTCATATTCTAAAACGAACTCGAATTATGTAAACTTGTTTAATACTATAGGTACTAATTGGGGAGGAGATGGAAGTAATTTTAATGTGCCAGACTTAAGAGGACTATTTTTAAGAGGAGTATCTGATGCTTCAGGTGCTGACCCGGATCGTAATAATCGTTCTGCTATTAAAACTGGAGGTAATACGGGTAATAAAGTTGGCTCTTATCAAGCAGATCAATTTAAAAGTCACAATCACGGAAATGGAAATTACAATTTGCTATTGCAAAGAACAGGTAATCACACTTCTGATGGACAAGACAATAGCAGTAATGAGCCGGATGTTGTTAACACAGCGGCAATACAGGCAAGAGGAGGTAATGAAACTAGACCTCGAAATGCTTATGTACATTATATCATCAAATACTAG
- a CDS encoding LamG-like jellyroll fold domain-containing protein: protein MKKVLSILFSILLLTQWASAQIENHKAVPFLGSGAVQKEAGVGNPVEVVFQVGSPINISHRSVANNSEQLSVRFPWDVLYLNYTFDGNSLFVSKGYFSDRVFLRWNPVANIDNITGYKIFRKELGSLEDSVIVKNLSKDDLDWEDEFANSGVLYKYTVHAIGVHESQAAYMTYIEGIGYRTTSATITGRIAYEGGQAVKGVTVLAESEADFSGTSLSFDGNDFLLHDSLDILQSTQSSLTVEAWMDLDESSFTGSVFDYDGIKIDYDGTNKKLKIKQDGSDVSSYDFGRKNLQGVYVDGFAHFAVVFDQDSLWYYLQGELLDSAKLNSTLSISTEQDLKIGSGIKGYIDEFKIWSKPLDSITISQDYNRYISGGENGLIAYYRMNEGYGDFVYDLSHTGLVFNENHLKRLGATWSDVIPSPKTDLGIRGITDENGNYIISGIPYNGSGSTYTVTPLFEQHSFEPSEKILFLGGNETVINNVDFKDISSFKVTGTVKYKNTSCYAEGVFVLIDGEIVTKDGQPVMTDATGFFELDVPIGYHFITVEKNGHVFSAGRFPSDENEKWNFQEPLPPISFIDSTLVKVVGRVVGGTREGNKLANLGRSTNNIGQAEITFKSQQNNGCSINKVVTDSNTGEYEVLLPPMNYIVEGLSVINDPSIKFGTLDLLNLTRIVPETVIIDTVKNETTGAIISIDSTSYHVRNDYIYRKEPIITVKNTDGSEFSGETSISYDQPRIGQSPLTHTIDLKATPFLYPVFESTNQYTADIRVFETYVNADNPILVDSVPVTDGKVTINNNLAEIQYEEADLNNGLYRYTFTGGVPNTLTNANVEEYSYTQTFEIGVETAKKSITWDVNGEIYRGYVFGGKPNGNNFVTTGPELVDMVLRDPPGSGSYAYIEKGTSDTYYESWTFEGGSTLDLEKKIRLGTTITAGLGVLTKTEVVNDLKLGFEMTMTGGGGHSLETTITFTDTYQTSDGPELVGEAGDLFIGKSMNYIYGTSLNLDVLPDSVCDKPGVECYGESVDGFKIGKKLGMYMVPEGFNTTFVYSKDHIENYLIPDLTQLRNNLFHSENYQLVLTDQNDPKFGTNNDDPIWGTDASSENWRVTDAADTLGKSYIFRSSHLENKYDSVRWYNQQIRIWKDALGENDREKYEAITNGSPERNISFSAGNSYSYTHMNDTINDYTNVFDMAINEEVALEIGASINETGIEVAQSLTFHQVYNKTWGDVSERSKTYGYELYDDNIGDFFSVDVFESTSGGGPIFSTAGGQSMCPWEEVAVVEYPWKKYVTVIDTAYVRGSSNNYDVVIDGKYYKYEITEYQEWQGEYITEHVGKNLSEATMRREIPVLEVAPSVQQNVPDHEAAVFNLTLGNDSQSGDMQWYRLAVLEETNPDGAVLKIDGVPLNRVYAIPGGSSIVKELTVEKGPVKDSYEDIQLVLFSTCEYDNWTNGGVFKSIDTVTISANFIPSCSTVDLLNPEDQWVVNTSFDDTLRVVIGDYNINNPSLEEVQFQYKPSSSSSWIGLQSYFVDTTGMNDDRLKEIPTNASYIIYEWDMAQLPDANYDLRAVSVCTQAESSSKTYSGIYDDTNPHLFGTPQPADGILSPNDDIAVQFNENIDIGKLSWDNFEIKGVLNGSKIRHQASVGFDGVQNYMLVKDGFGLANRTFTIEFWLKRNSLGEQCIFTEGGNASEGLYIGFDANDKLEIGINGEVVKTDKSFTEQDWKHFAIVYDQAESKASVLVDAVYELDVDITEKYTGNGDVYIGKAGFGNSRHFNGFIHEFRIWSTVRTQAKIASKMNTSLGGSEFGLLGNWPMNESRGDVALDKVHSRHGQLNASWNVEPKGRAYQFNGSSDYLALNTARVPMNEEMDMTIEFWFNGQSGAASTFLSNGKGDGTDQSETLWSISASSQGMFFVENAGLKFQATHQSYLDGNWHHFALVVNRLGNISSYIDGELQTADLSENWKGFAAPKLWVGARGWLDGFTENFDNYFNGQMDEVRIWNLARKQSQIKQDMMNRLQGDEIGLKVYLPFEHYTEDVGVLVLTETTENKSQELVEVTEQGGTFSEVPANIKLARPVEKVNFTFAVNEDKVILTPTTDAGLIEKTILDITVKDVYDLRGNKLQSPITWTAYIKKNQVVWDAQQFDLSKHANEELTFRARVINSGGRQESFSIGNLPEWLTATPQSGTLEPDSQQEIIFTVSDGLNIGNYSRDIYLNTDLSFSEKLLINLDVFAERPDWTVNPADFNNSMSLVGYLKVDGLISTDENDMIASKIDGVLTGVGNLEYVPEYDRYMVFLDIYSDYIVNTNQDIELLVWDASTGQIFGDVTPSNLEFEPETMVGTPSVPELIETNNQIVVDMPVNKGWTWLSFNMTSDELKDVEKLMNDLKPGNGDLVRDQYNFATYYTSGDYWYGELGYNYYDYYYRNSFTNYSMYMLRLSHEDTIRFMGVPLSPDTVDIPLKKGWNWISYLPNVNMPLKEALSNLAPSEGDVIKGQKNFAVYDDKLGWIGSLKTLKVRHGYMYKSAKDTQFRYPKSTVLLSRQKEEDSDFACLPDQWEINVHDYEYHMSVIAKVDEDDLSDVDETLLLGAFENKQIRGVARPMFKEDTEEWIYFISLYSNELVTDMSLVLKDCDTEDEYSVNEILSFQTNGIAGTLDQPVNLTIGSRLTSLDDQESSFNAYPNPFAKSVAIELPKNVNGKITVLVHDLAGRRIAEIDTSDFNGDELVWDGTTDSGTEVPAGVYLISVTSGTRNYSIRVTKIAPQGEK, encoded by the coding sequence ATGAAAAAAGTACTTAGTATTTTATTTTCAATCTTGTTGTTGACGCAATGGGCGAGCGCGCAGATTGAAAATCATAAGGCTGTACCCTTTCTAGGAAGTGGGGCAGTGCAAAAAGAAGCGGGAGTCGGCAACCCTGTAGAGGTTGTTTTTCAGGTTGGATCTCCGATAAATATTTCTCACAGATCCGTTGCGAATAACTCAGAGCAATTGAGCGTTCGTTTTCCATGGGATGTTTTATATCTTAATTATACGTTTGATGGTAATTCATTATTTGTTTCCAAGGGATATTTCTCTGATAGGGTGTTTTTGAGATGGAATCCGGTAGCGAATATTGATAATATTACTGGATATAAAATTTTTAGAAAAGAACTTGGCTCTCTCGAAGACTCAGTAATAGTGAAGAATCTTTCCAAAGATGATTTGGATTGGGAGGATGAGTTCGCCAATAGCGGAGTGTTGTACAAGTATACTGTGCATGCTATTGGAGTGCATGAGTCGCAAGCCGCTTACATGACTTATATCGAAGGAATTGGTTACCGTACGACAAGCGCAACTATCACAGGCCGAATAGCTTATGAAGGAGGCCAGGCTGTCAAAGGAGTTACTGTTTTGGCGGAGTCTGAAGCGGATTTTTCAGGAACGAGTTTATCGTTTGATGGAAATGACTTCTTATTGCATGATAGTTTGGATATACTGCAAAGCACCCAAAGCTCATTAACAGTGGAGGCGTGGATGGATTTGGACGAGTCTTCCTTCACAGGGAGCGTTTTTGATTATGATGGCATAAAGATCGATTACGATGGGACGAATAAAAAGCTAAAAATCAAACAAGATGGTAGCGATGTTTCCTCATATGATTTTGGGAGAAAAAACCTGCAAGGAGTTTATGTGGATGGATTTGCCCACTTTGCAGTGGTTTTTGATCAGGATTCATTATGGTATTATTTGCAGGGTGAACTATTGGACAGCGCAAAACTGAATTCAACTCTTTCTATCAGCACGGAGCAGGATTTGAAGATTGGTAGCGGAATCAAAGGTTATATTGATGAGTTCAAGATATGGTCTAAGCCATTGGATTCAATTACAATCAGCCAAGACTATAATCGATATATTTCCGGTGGTGAAAATGGTTTGATAGCTTATTATCGAATGAATGAAGGCTATGGAGATTTTGTTTACGATTTGTCGCATACAGGACTTGTCTTTAATGAGAATCATTTGAAAAGGCTGGGTGCTACATGGAGTGACGTTATTCCATCGCCGAAAACGGATCTAGGCATCAGAGGAATTACTGATGAAAATGGAAACTATATCATATCAGGTATACCATATAATGGTTCAGGTAGCACGTATACGGTTACGCCTCTTTTCGAGCAACATAGCTTTGAGCCAAGCGAGAAAATTCTTTTCCTAGGCGGGAATGAGACGGTAATCAATAATGTGGATTTCAAGGATATTTCATCGTTTAAAGTTACCGGTACGGTTAAGTATAAAAATACAAGCTGCTATGCTGAAGGTGTTTTTGTTTTGATCGATGGTGAGATTGTGACTAAAGATGGACAGCCTGTGATGACTGACGCAACGGGCTTTTTTGAATTGGATGTTCCGATAGGATATCATTTTATTACTGTTGAGAAGAATGGACATGTATTCAGCGCTGGAAGATTTCCTTCTGATGAGAATGAAAAATGGAATTTCCAAGAGCCTCTTCCTCCAATAAGTTTTATTGACAGTACTTTGGTGAAAGTGGTTGGTAGAGTAGTCGGAGGTACAAGAGAAGGAAATAAATTGGCTAATCTTGGACGATCAACCAACAATATCGGACAAGCTGAAATTACCTTCAAGTCGCAACAGAATAATGGATGCAGTATAAATAAAGTTGTTACTGATAGCAATACAGGCGAGTATGAAGTTTTACTTCCTCCAATGAATTATATCGTTGAAGGCCTGTCCGTAATCAATGACCCTTCAATAAAATTTGGTACGCTTGATTTATTGAATTTAACGAGAATAGTCCCTGAAACAGTAATTATCGATACTGTTAAAAATGAAACAACAGGAGCCATTATCAGCATAGATTCAACGAGTTATCATGTTCGCAATGACTATATTTATAGAAAAGAACCAATTATTACGGTTAAAAATACTGATGGAAGCGAGTTCAGTGGAGAGACTTCCATTTCGTATGATCAACCTAGAATAGGGCAAAGCCCTTTGACGCATACGATTGATTTGAAAGCGACTCCATTCCTTTACCCAGTTTTCGAATCAACGAACCAATACACTGCGGATATAAGAGTATTTGAAACTTATGTAAATGCAGATAATCCAATATTGGTGGATAGCGTTCCTGTAACAGATGGTAAAGTTACGATCAATAATAATCTGGCGGAGATACAATACGAAGAAGCTGATTTGAATAATGGGCTGTATCGCTACACGTTCACGGGCGGAGTGCCGAATACTTTGACAAATGCAAATGTTGAAGAGTATAGCTATACTCAGACATTTGAAATTGGTGTGGAAACAGCTAAGAAATCCATAACGTGGGATGTTAATGGCGAGATCTATAGAGGTTACGTGTTCGGAGGCAAGCCTAATGGCAATAACTTCGTGACGACAGGTCCAGAGCTAGTGGATATGGTATTGAGAGATCCTCCGGGAAGTGGAAGTTATGCTTATATCGAAAAAGGCACGAGCGATACTTATTATGAGAGTTGGACGTTTGAGGGCGGTTCTACATTAGATCTTGAAAAGAAAATTCGATTGGGAACAACGATAACGGCAGGTTTGGGTGTGTTGACTAAGACTGAAGTTGTCAATGATTTGAAATTGGGATTTGAAATGACAATGACGGGTGGCGGAGGCCATTCTCTGGAAACGACAATTACGTTTACTGATACATATCAAACATCGGATGGACCTGAATTGGTAGGCGAGGCTGGCGATTTGTTTATTGGCAAGTCTATGAATTATATCTATGGAACATCTCTTAACTTGGATGTCTTGCCGGATTCGGTTTGCGACAAGCCGGGTGTGGAATGTTATGGAGAAAGCGTTGACGGTTTTAAAATCGGTAAAAAGCTGGGAATGTATATGGTTCCTGAAGGGTTCAATACGACTTTTGTTTATTCAAAGGATCATATCGAAAATTATTTGATACCTGATCTTACGCAGCTTAGAAACAATCTTTTCCATTCTGAAAACTATCAATTGGTATTGACTGATCAGAACGATCCAAAATTCGGGACAAACAATGACGACCCGATTTGGGGCACGGATGCATCTTCGGAGAATTGGAGAGTTACAGATGCCGCTGATACTTTAGGTAAAAGTTACATATTCCGATCAAGTCATTTGGAGAATAAGTATGACTCGGTGAGATGGTATAACCAGCAGATTAGAATCTGGAAAGACGCATTGGGAGAAAATGATCGTGAAAAGTATGAAGCGATAACAAACGGTTCTCCTGAGAGAAATATATCTTTCAGCGCTGGCAATAGCTATTCGTACACGCATATGAATGATACAATCAACGATTATACGAATGTTTTTGATATGGCGATAAACGAAGAGGTTGCTTTGGAGATAGGCGCCTCGATTAATGAGACGGGTATTGAAGTCGCTCAATCGCTAACATTCCACCAAGTTTACAACAAGACTTGGGGCGATGTGTCTGAGAGATCAAAGACGTACGGTTATGAGCTTTATGATGATAATATTGGGGACTTTTTCAGTGTGGATGTATTTGAATCGACTTCTGGGGGCGGTCCGATATTTTCGACTGCAGGAGGACAAAGTATGTGTCCTTGGGAAGAAGTTGCTGTGGTGGAATATCCTTGGAAAAAGTATGTGACGGTCATCGATACGGCTTATGTAAGAGGCAGCAGTAATAATTATGATGTTGTCATTGATGGAAAATACTATAAGTATGAAATTACAGAGTATCAAGAATGGCAAGGAGAATATATCACCGAGCATGTTGGTAAAAACCTTAGCGAAGCTACCATGCGTCGTGAAATTCCTGTTCTTGAAGTCGCTCCTTCAGTTCAACAAAATGTGCCTGATCACGAAGCCGCTGTATTCAATTTGACTTTAGGAAATGATAGTCAGAGTGGAGATATGCAATGGTATCGTTTGGCGGTGTTGGAAGAAACAAATCCGGATGGAGCGGTATTGAAGATCGATGGGGTTCCATTGAATAGAGTATATGCTATACCTGGAGGATCGAGTATTGTCAAGGAGCTTACCGTTGAGAAGGGACCTGTGAAAGATTCATATGAAGATATTCAGTTAGTGCTTTTCTCTACTTGCGAATATGATAACTGGACAAATGGAGGCGTTTTCAAATCGATTGACACAGTGACTATTTCGGCGAATTTTATTCCTTCATGCAGTACTGTGGATTTATTGAACCCTGAGGACCAATGGGTGGTGAACACTTCATTTGATGATACTTTGAGAGTTGTGATTGGTGATTACAATATCAATAATCCTTCGCTGGAAGAGGTTCAGTTTCAATACAAGCCTTCTTCAAGCAGTAGCTGGATAGGTTTGCAATCATACTTTGTTGATACTACGGGCATGAATGATGATCGCTTGAAGGAAATTCCGACCAATGCTTCCTATATTATTTATGAGTGGGATATGGCGCAATTGCCGGATGCGAATTATGATTTGAGAGCTGTGTCTGTTTGTACGCAAGCTGAAAGCAGTTCGAAGACGTATTCGGGTATTTATGATGATACAAACCCGCATTTGTTTGGGACTCCGCAGCCAGCAGACGGTATTCTATCGCCAAATGATGATATCGCTGTTCAGTTCAATGAAAATATCGATATAGGCAAATTAAGCTGGGATAATTTTGAAATCAAGGGAGTGCTTAACGGTTCGAAAATCAGACACCAAGCGAGCGTAGGTTTTGATGGTGTTCAGAATTATATGTTGGTCAAAGATGGTTTTGGACTTGCCAATAGAACTTTTACTATAGAGTTCTGGCTGAAGCGAAATAGTCTTGGAGAGCAATGCATTTTCACTGAGGGAGGAAATGCGAGCGAAGGCCTTTATATCGGTTTCGATGCCAATGATAAATTGGAGATTGGAATTAACGGCGAAGTAGTAAAAACGGATAAAAGTTTTACGGAACAAGACTGGAAGCATTTTGCAATAGTTTATGATCAAGCGGAGTCAAAAGCGTCAGTATTGGTAGATGCTGTGTATGAATTGGATGTTGATATTACTGAAAAGTACACTGGCAATGGTGATGTGTATATTGGTAAAGCCGGGTTCGGAAACTCAAGGCATTTCAATGGATTTATACATGAGTTCAGAATCTGGAGCACAGTTAGAACGCAAGCGAAGATCGCTTCTAAGATGAATACATCATTGGGAGGCTCTGAATTTGGATTGTTGGGTAATTGGCCGATGAATGAATCTCGTGGTGATGTTGCTTTGGATAAAGTGCACAGTCGACATGGTCAGTTGAATGCTTCTTGGAATGTCGAGCCAAAAGGCAGAGCTTATCAATTCAATGGATCTTCGGATTACTTGGCATTGAATACTGCTAGAGTGCCGATGAATGAAGAAATGGATATGACTATTGAATTCTGGTTCAATGGACAGTCTGGCGCGGCTTCTACATTTTTGTCCAATGGCAAAGGCGATGGAACCGATCAGTCGGAGACTTTATGGTCGATCTCAGCCTCAAGTCAAGGAATGTTTTTCGTGGAAAATGCTGGCTTGAAGTTCCAAGCAACACATCAGAGTTATTTGGATGGAAATTGGCATCATTTCGCATTGGTGGTAAACAGATTGGGCAATATTAGCTCTTACATTGATGGAGAATTGCAAACTGCTGATTTGAGCGAAAACTGGAAAGGCTTTGCGGCTCCAAAACTATGGGTTGGTGCTAGAGGTTGGCTGGATGGATTCACAGAAAACTTTGACAATTATTTCAATGGTCAAATGGATGAAGTGCGTATCTGGAACCTTGCCCGCAAGCAGTCTCAAATCAAACAAGATATGATGAATCGCTTGCAAGGTGATGAAATAGGTTTGAAAGTTTACCTTCCATTCGAGCATTATACAGAAGATGTAGGCGTGTTGGTGCTTACGGAAACAACAGAAAACAAGTCTCAAGAGCTTGTTGAAGTTACAGAGCAAGGAGGGACATTCTCGGAAGTGCCTGCGAATATCAAGTTGGCTAGACCAGTAGAAAAAGTTAATTTTACTTTTGCGGTAAATGAAGACAAAGTGATCTTGACGCCTACTACAGATGCAGGTTTGATAGAGAAAACCATACTTGATATTACTGTGAAGGATGTTTATGATTTGAGAGGCAACAAGCTTCAATCTCCAATTACTTGGACGGCATACATTAAGAAAAATCAAGTGGTTTGGGATGCACAGCAATTTGATTTGTCGAAGCATGCGAATGAGGAATTGACATTTAGAGCGAGAGTGATTAATTCTGGAGGTAGACAAGAAAGTTTCAGTATTGGGAATCTGCCTGAATGGTTGACAGCAACACCACAATCGGGAACTTTGGAGCCTGACAGTCAGCAAGAGATTATTTTCACAGTCTCTGATGGATTGAATATTGGAAATTACAGCAGAGATATTTATTTGAACACTGACCTTAGCTTTAGCGAAAAGTTATTGATTAATTTGGATGTGTTTGCTGAGAGACCTGATTGGACTGTCAATCCTGCTGATTTCAATAATAGCATGAGCTTGGTTGGATACTTGAAAGTCGATGGATTGATTTCCACGGACGAAAACGACATGATTGCTTCTAAGATTGATGGAGTGCTTACAGGTGTCGGCAACTTGGAATATGTCCCTGAGTATGATCGTTATATGGTATTCTTGGATATTTACAGCGATTATATTGTCAATACTAATCAAGATATCGAACTATTAGTATGGGATGCGAGCACAGGCCAGATTTTTGGAGATGTGACGCCTTCCAATTTGGAATTTGAGCCAGAGACAATGGTTGGGACGCCTTCCGTGCCGGAACTTATCGAGACAAACAATCAAATCGTAGTGGACATGCCGGTGAACAAAGGTTGGACATGGCTTTCGTTCAATATGACCAGCGATGAGCTTAAGGATGTGGAGAAGTTGATGAATGACTTGAAGCCTGGTAATGGCGACTTGGTAAGGGATCAATATAATTTCGCGACTTATTATACTTCAGGAGATTATTGGTATGGAGAACTAGGTTATAATTACTATGATTACTATTACCGAAATTCTTTCACTAATTATTCCATGTATATGTTGAGACTTTCGCATGAGGATACGATCAGGTTTATGGGAGTTCCATTAAGCCCGGACACAGTTGATATTCCTCTGAAGAAAGGGTGGAATTGGATATCTTATCTTCCAAATGTCAATATGCCATTGAAAGAAGCGCTTTCGAATCTTGCGCCTTCAGAAGGCGATGTGATCAAAGGTCAAAAGAACTTTGCGGTGTACGATGACAAGCTGGGCTGGATAGGTAGTCTTAAGACTTTGAAAGTGAGGCATGGATATATGTATAAATCAGCCAAGGATACTCAATTCAGATATCCGAAGTCTACCGTTCTGCTTTCAAGACAGAAAGAGGAAGATTCTGATTTCGCTTGCTTGCCTGATCAATGGGAGATAAATGTTCATGATTATGAATATCATATGTCGGTGATTGCGAAAGTTGATGAAGATGATCTTTCAGACGTGGATGAGACTTTGCTTCTCGGGGCATTTGAAAACAAGCAAATCAGAGGAGTTGCAAGGCCGATGTTCAAAGAAGATACAGAAGAATGGATTTACTTTATTTCGTTGTACAGCAATGAGCTTGTGACGGATATGAGTTTAGTGTTGAAAGATTGTGATACAGAAGACGAGTATTCAGTAAATGAGATTTTGAGTTTCCAAACGAACGGCATAGCAGGTACGCTTGATCAGCCTGTTAATCTGACAATAGGCAGTAGATTGACAAGCCTTGATGATCAAGAATCGTCGTTCAATGCGTATCCAAATCCATTTGCGAAGTCAGTAGCAATTGAGCTTCCGAAGAATGTTAACGGAAAAATCACAGTGCTTGTTCACGATCTTGCAGGGCGAAGAATTGCTGAGATTGACACATCGGATTTTAATGGAGATGAACTGGTTTGGGACGGAACGACTGATAGTGGAACGGAAGTACCTGCGGGAGTTTACCTGATTTCAGTTACTTCAGGCACCCGAAACTATTCAATCAGAGTAACGAAGATCGCTCCACAGGGAGAAAAGTAA
- a CDS encoding class I SAM-dependent methyltransferase, which translates to MNINKHNSRAWDKEDGLEEWKQPFSHEVIKKAKRNIAEVLLTNSKSVPSDWYMPVKGKKILCLASGGGQQAPIFSAMGANVTLVDISANQLAKDKMVAEREGLAIDIIQHDMCDLSIFEDETFDMIFHPISNCFIEDPNLVWAECYRVLKKGGSLLSGFVNPILYLFDMDAIEQGELKVTNTIPYSDVEQLPKDQLKKRIENNDTLEYGHSLDTLIGGQIAVGFAVTGFYEDYSCDDTLDKYIHSSIATKALKV; encoded by the coding sequence ATGAATATTAATAAACACAACAGCCGAGCCTGGGACAAGGAAGATGGTTTGGAGGAATGGAAACAACCATTTTCACATGAAGTGATCAAAAAGGCAAAACGTAATATTGCTGAAGTTTTGTTGACGAATTCGAAGTCTGTTCCTTCGGATTGGTATATGCCGGTCAAAGGAAAAAAGATCTTATGCCTTGCATCTGGAGGTGGTCAGCAAGCGCCTATTTTTTCAGCTATGGGAGCAAATGTGACTTTAGTTGATATCAGCGCTAATCAACTGGCTAAAGATAAAATGGTGGCGGAAAGAGAGGGACTGGCAATAGATATCATACAACATGATATGTGCGATTTGTCGATATTTGAAGATGAAACCTTTGATATGATTTTTCACCCTATATCAAATTGCTTTATAGAGGATCCTAATCTTGTATGGGCTGAATGCTATAGAGTGTTGAAAAAAGGAGGATCTTTGCTCTCTGGTTTTGTGAATCCAATTCTGTATTTATTTGATATGGATGCGATCGAGCAAGGAGAACTAAAAGTGACAAATACGATTCCTTATTCAGATGTCGAACAACTTCCAAAAGATCAGTTGAAGAAGAGAATTGAGAATAATGATACGCTAGAGTACGGTCATTCGTTGGATACTCTTATTGGCGGACAAATTGCCGTTGGTTTTGCAGTAACAGGTTTTTATGAAGACTATAGTTGCGACGATACTCTTGACAAATATATACATTCGTCAATAGCGACTAAGGCTTTGAAGGTGTAA
- a CDS encoding HAD family hydrolase, with translation MRRKLIILDLDETLIHATREPRDDLWDFELNVYKVYIRPYLSQFLESIITDFDVAVWSSASDDYVHQAVTCIFPQDYPLLFVWGRSRCTLRRQSIFDQMDFMYASDHLNYVKRLKKIKKSFGIPFYDMLIVDDTPSKSVENYGNAIYPKAFKGEKDDAELLLLTKYLLTLKDVENVRTIEKRYWKDEL, from the coding sequence TTGCGAAGAAAACTAATCATATTGGATTTGGATGAGACATTGATCCATGCGACCAGAGAGCCTAGAGATGATTTGTGGGATTTTGAGTTGAATGTCTATAAAGTCTATATCAGGCCTTATTTGAGCCAATTTTTGGAATCAATTATCACTGACTTTGATGTCGCGGTTTGGTCTTCAGCTTCGGATGACTATGTGCATCAAGCGGTAACATGCATATTTCCTCAGGATTACCCTTTACTTTTTGTTTGGGGACGGTCGCGATGCACATTGAGGCGTCAAAGTATTTTTGACCAGATGGATTTCATGTACGCTTCTGATCATTTAAATTATGTGAAAAGACTTAAAAAGATCAAGAAAAGTTTTGGCATACCTTTTTATGACATGCTAATAGTGGATGATACTCCATCTAAGTCGGTCGAAAATTACGGTAACGCGATTTACCCCAAAGCATTTAAAGGTGAAAAAGACGATGCCGAACTTCTATTATTGACAAAGTATCTTTTGACATTGAAAGATGTTGAAAATGTCAGAACGATTGAGAAAAGGTATTGGAAAGATGAACTTTAA
- a CDS encoding protease complex subunit PrcB family protein, whose product MRNLLLMLMSVMLLSCSDSQTQSKNFTAVDIAQGNLLGAGEEGIQQENVVIKDEKSWNELLKKMDKVNDVSSHFSRQKVDFNKNMIIASFEGVKSSGGYGIALKVKPDSDKIIVEVKRISPEGMASMQMTQPYHIIEIPKSNLPVEFVNVD is encoded by the coding sequence ATGAGAAATTTGTTGTTAATGTTAATGTCAGTAATGCTATTGAGTTGTAGCGATAGTCAAACTCAGAGCAAGAATTTCACAGCTGTGGATATTGCTCAAGGAAATTTGCTGGGAGCGGGAGAGGAAGGTATTCAGCAAGAAAATGTTGTGATTAAAGATGAGAAATCTTGGAATGAATTATTGAAAAAAATGGACAAGGTGAATGATGTTTCTTCTCATTTTTCCAGACAGAAAGTCGATTTTAACAAAAATATGATTATTGCCAGTTTCGAAGGAGTGAAGAGTTCTGGAGGCTATGGCATAGCACTTAAGGTAAAACCTGATTCTGATAAAATAATCGTTGAGGTCAAAAGGATTTCTCCAGAAGGCATGGCATCCATGCAAATGACACAACCTTATCACATTATTGAAATACCAAAGTCAAATTTGCCGGTAGAGTTCGTTAATGTTGATTAG